The genomic DNA CGTAAGCCAGCAACGTCAGGGCGAGTAATCGCAACGTTCCGTCGGAAAGTACCCATGAAGGGGCGACCAAGCCGCTCTTGTATTTCAACTGGATATAACGCGAGCGATCTTCAGGCTTCTCGCAAGTCAGCACATCTTCCAGATCATCTAGCGTCGTCGCCAAATGTGCCACCCAGTCCGCCTTAACTTTTTTATAGCCTTCTTTTTCGAGTGCATGTACCACCCACGGCAGGTTCGAGCCGTCCGGCAGGAAATCAGACGGAGAGCCTGCCGGTGAAGGCATACGCATTTTTTCCGCATTGAGCATCAAGCGGTGGATACCCTCCATCAACACCCGCTTTGCCCACGTTGCAGCCGGGAACTTCTGTTCATCTTCCGGCAGGTTGGCGAGTGCGCTTTTGGTAGGGCCAAGGCGGAATAAGTTATTCCATTCCGACGTTTCTGAACGGAAATAATCGTTCCCACTTTCAACGACTTTATTGACCACTTTGCGCCAACCCGTCGGACTGTTTTTGTTTTGCGGTTGAACAATGTGATCCGGGGCGCCTTCCGGGCACGGAAATAGCGTCTGCTGATGAGTCGCTTGCGGCTTGATTTCCTTACACAGCCACAAGGTTTCATAGTCAAAGCCCAAGCGACCGTCGGTATGAATCCCCAACTCATAACGTGCGTAACGATAATTTTGTCCAAGCTTCTCAACAATTTCACTAGGCAATTCCAAAGTCACGGCGATTTCAACACCGCCCCCTTGCCGCAGCCAAGTCAAATCCAGAGGGTCAACCGCACGCGGTGCAATATTCATACGTGCATTACCGAATACCGCTGCATCCAGTCCGCTGGAAAGGATGTCCCGCACCAGAAGCAAGGCATCAAACAGCGTGCTTTTGCCGCAAGCATTCGGCCCCACCATCACCAGAAACGGATCGAAATCGACCGAGACATAGCGCAAGGCGCGCAGACCTTTGACTTCCAATTGCCGAATCATGCAGTTTCTCCGAGAGGTGCTGAGGTGCCTTCACCCCACACGCGATTGATAGTGGTTTTTATTTTAGCCTCAAATCGAGCGATCAGTTGCTTGTTGGCATTGACCAAGGTTTGCTCAGCTTCGATCTCGGCGACGATGGCTTGCTGCGTAGCGAGGGCTGGGATGGGGATTTTTGCTTCGTTTAAATTTCGAATCGGGAGCTGCGGCTGAGCAGCGCCTGAGACGATTGCTTCTCTTTGCACTCGAAAGGTTTCTGACTGAAAGAAATGGAAAAGATAGCTGCTTAAAAGCTTTGTCGTATCTGGCCTGAAAATGAGCATGCCGGAGTTGATGCGTATGTGATCAAACTCCACCGAGTCATCATAGAGAGCTGTATTCCCGATGGTACCTCGTGTTGTAAGCAACACGTCACCGCGCTCAAGCTTCCCTTTCCGCAAGGCGTTGTCTTTCTCCTCACTGATAAACTCCAGTTCATCGAACTTGAAGCCGTCTGAGCGAACGTTTTTCGTGTTAAGGAAGAGACAATGCCCCCCAGGAGAAAAGTCTTCTTTACTCGGGTAGTTCGCTCCTCTGTCACCGTCGATAATCTGAAAAGGAGCATCTCCAAAAGTAGAAATCGGCCAGTCAGGGTGGATGGGAATATGGGGGCGGTAGTGGTCGAGGACGGCGCGGGCACCGTCAATGACTTTCTGATAGCCCTCGATTTCCGCCACGATCTCCTTCTGCACTTCCAGCGGCGGCAGAGGAATTTGGTGTTCTTTGAGTTTCGAGTAGTGCCGTTGATAGCCGACGCTCGCCAAAGGTCTGGCGCGGAGAACATGAAACAGGAATCGAGGATTGAGTGTGTCTATGGTTTGTAGAATCTTGATGCCATCCGCCCCTTGAGCAAAGGGCATTTCAATGAGCTTAACTGCACAGGTGTGGTCGCCAAAAATCACCAGTGGTTTGGTGGGATGAACCAGAGTGGATTCATCGTCGGTCCAACCCGCGATAGCGTCCTGCGACTGATCGATTATTGGAAATCGTCCAGCGACTCCGAAAGCAGTTTTCTGAATCTTGGATGGTGGCGTGATTGTCTCAACAAGCGAGCCAACAGCCATCCAAGGAAAGTGAGTGGATTGAACAGCTCCGTCCCCGTACCGCTCGCCGCTTAGGTTGTAGTCCCCATTCGCGGCGACTTTCTCCTTAGACACGATCAGCCCGCGAGTGAGCTGAAGTTCGGCGGTGGGTTGCTGGCTGCGCAACGCTTGCAGGTAAGCATCAAGTTCAGCTTTGACTTGTGGCAGGTCGTTTTTGTCGAAGGCGCGTCGTTGCGCACCCAGTCCGAAGCCGTCATTCTCCACCTTCAAAAATGCAAGACTGTCGCTCGTTTTCGCCAGCCGTTTGTCGAGTATCAGGATAGAGGTCTTCACGCCGGAATAGGGATTGAATACGCCAGCAGGCAAGGAAATGACAGCGACGAGATACTTTTCTACCAGTAACTTGCGCAGCGATTTATAGGCGGTCTGGCTCTGGAAGATGATGCCTTCCGGCACCACAATCGCGGCGCGACCATTGGGACTGAGGTGTTCGGCGATGTAATCGACAAACAGCACTTCGGAACGCGCGGCCTGAATCGAGAAACGTTTGTGCGGTTTGATGCCGCCTTTCGGTGACATAAACGGCGGATTGGCGAGAATCACATCTGCCGTTTCATTCCACTTTTCTTCCGAGGTGAGCGTGTCGTATTCCACGACGTGCGGGTCGCTAAAGCCGTGCAGATATAAATTCACCAGTGACAGGCGCACCATGTCCGGTGAGATGTCGTAGCCGTGGATGTTGGCGGCGAGATTAGTACGTTCGTCGGGCGTGAGTTGGTCGTCTGTGCGCACCTTGGTGTTTGATTTGAGGATGTGCTTCCATGCCGAAATCAAAAAGCCTGCCGTGCCACACGCGGGATCGAGTAGGCTTTCACTCTTCTGCGGGTTCATCAATTCAACCATGAAGTCGATGATGTGGCGCGGGGTGCGGAACTGGCCGGCATCGCCCTGGC from Nitrosomonadales bacterium includes the following:
- a CDS encoding AAA family ATPase, with the translated sequence MIRQLEVKGLRALRYVSVDFDPFLVMVGPNACGKSTLFDALLLVRDILSSGLDAAVFGNARMNIAPRAVDPLDLTWLRQGGGVEIAVTLELPSEIVEKLGQNYRYARYELGIHTDGRLGFDYETLWLCKEIKPQATHQQTLFPCPEGAPDHIVQPQNKNSPTGWRKVVNKVVESGNDYFRSETSEWNNLFRLGPTKSALANLPEDEQKFPAATWAKRVLMEGIHRLMLNAEKMRMPSPAGSPSDFLPDGSNLPWVVHALEKEGYKKVKADWVAHLATTLDDLEDVLTCEKPEDRSRYIQLKYKSGLVAPSWVLSDGTLRLLALTLLAYAPTTPSVVLIEEPENGIHPKAMETVMQSLSSVYDAQVLCATHSPVVLSLLRSKQILCFGKTDEGAVDIVRGSDHPRLRVWQSALNLGELFATGVLG
- a CDS encoding N-6 DNA methylase, with translation MLDAETKRRIDSCRDILVGKVPDPKSQVEQITIALIYKFMDDMDAEAEELGGSRSFFTGDYAKYGWAKLMRSGLGGHETLNLYAEAIAKMPENPGIPALFRDIFKNAYLPYRDPETLRSFLKEIDVFSYDHSEKLGDAFEYLLSVLGSQGDAGQFRTPRHIIDFMVELMNPQKSESLLDPACGTAGFLISAWKHILKSNTKVRTDDQLTPDERTNLAANIHGYDISPDMVRLSLVNLYLHGFSDPHVVEYDTLTSEEKWNETADVILANPPFMSPKGGIKPHKRFSIQAARSEVLFVDYIAEHLSPNGRAAIVVPEGIIFQSQTAYKSLRKLLVEKYLVAVISLPAGVFNPYSGVKTSILILDKRLAKTSDSLAFLKVENDGFGLGAQRRAFDKNDLPQVKAELDAYLQALRSQQPTAELQLTRGLIVSKEKVAANGDYNLSGERYGDGAVQSTHFPWMAVGSLVETITPPSKIQKTAFGVAGRFPIIDQSQDAIAGWTDDESTLVHPTKPLVIFGDHTCAVKLIEMPFAQGADGIKILQTIDTLNPRFLFHVLRARPLASVGYQRHYSKLKEHQIPLPPLEVQKEIVAEIEGYQKVIDGARAVLDHYRPHIPIHPDWPISTFGDAPFQIIDGDRGANYPSKEDFSPGGHCLFLNTKNVRSDGFKFDELEFISEEKDNALRKGKLERGDVLLTTRGTIGNTALYDDSVEFDHIRINSGMLIFRPDTTKLLSSYLFHFFQSETFRVQREAIVSGAAQPQLPIRNLNEAKIPIPALATQQAIVAEIEAEQTLVNANKQLIARFEAKIKTTINRVWGEGTSAPLGETA